A section of the Balearica regulorum gibbericeps isolate bBalReg1 chromosome W, bBalReg1.pri, whole genome shotgun sequence genome encodes:
- the LOC142599335 gene encoding LOW QUALITY PROTEIN: uncharacterized protein LOC142599335 (The sequence of the model RefSeq protein was modified relative to this genomic sequence to represent the inferred CDS: deleted 1 base in 1 codon; substituted 1 base at 1 genomic stop codon), with amino-acid sequence MESDNSRVKNRAGTVCTHVQAVSTRDLDSPETDLRDAVDPCRAFIHGTLWTRIFVRRCRMRDLDPSTETPWIRGDDRFPALNKMSDDRTIPSGREILFDFLEKHGAQPSVPGVDWAQGNWHNLQSVVDRMGASHKDARLRAGKGKVIICAVLGASLAATVEARDRCRTAESLTIESLQSLTRSLQGQVAELKEQLKAEKDQVKHLQTALKEQLLADTTHEEIPPRSEIGYPFNDLQVAKEKVEKXEPLSLQPLVKTKYIYDDEQDQSPQVTTKEVPYTAVELMKLKKEFGQIPKESETEYAWRVSLSGGDQILLSEREAEGYWGPGVFLTTGNHRAPWSLTQRAACWAGGLNPLERGDPLAITGTVDQLVESVQKAACLQTMYDRKLEPRQESPMTMAVDPEQMTPLIRGLPDSLKLIGIQLQGKIQAMPQGDRVAAALEGLTPHRRPLDRKMWTWGEVAQELINYGCKYGPINLSTAKTDSRGLRVPLTRPPGGRDIPNRRNSLWAEGQQKGILCDLMDGLPTDKLEKLIALLKQETPPATECDKDGCQVVRTIAGSSRLSTCEKRLAGSRAMESDNSRVKNRAGTVCTHVQAVSTRDLDSPETDLRDAVDPCRAFIHGTLWTRIFVHRCRMRDLDPSTETPWIHGGSYRNLPDIGSGQHP; translated from the exons ATGGAGTCAGATAACAGTCGCGTGAAGAACAgggctggaactgtgtgtaCGCATGTGCAGGCCGTGTC AACAAGAGATTTGGACTCTCCCGAGACAGACCTCCGAGACGCTGTGGACCCGTGCCGTGCCTTCATCCACGGGACGCTGTGGACCCGCATCTTCGTCCGCCGGTGCAGAATGAGGGATTTGGACCCCTCCACCGAGACACCGTGGATCCGtggcg ATGACCGCTTCCCcgctttaaacaaaatgagtgATGACAGAACCATTCCTTCGGGAAGGgaaattttgtttgattttctggagaaacatGGAGCGCAACCCTCTGTGCCCGGGGTGGACTGGGCTCAGGGAAATTGGCATAATTTGCAGAGCGTGGTTGACCGAATGGGCGCCTCGCACAAAGATGCGAGActaagagcaggaaaaggaaaagtgattATTTGTGCCGTTCTTGGTGCTAGCTTAGCCGCCACGGTAGAGGCTAGAGATCGTTGCCGTACTGCGGAGTCCCTAACTATCGAATCCCTTCAAAGCCTTACCCGGTCCCTTCAGGGGCAAGTGgcagaattaaaagaacaacttaaagcagaaaaggatCAAGTGAAACATTTGCAGACTGCCCTTAAGGAGCAGCTCCTCGCGGATACTACCCACGAGGAAATTCCCCCAAGATCTGAAATTGGCTATCCCTTTAACGACCTGCAGGTAGCGAAAGAGAAAGTAGAGAAATAAGAACCGCTTTCGCTGCAACCCTTGGTCAAGACCAAGTACATTTACGATGATGAGCAGGACCAGTCCCCCCAAGTTACAACCAAGGAAGTCCCTTATACTGCCGTCGAGTTGATGAAACTAAAGAAGGAATTTGGCCAAATCCCTAAGGAATCAGAAACGGAGTATGCGTGGAGAGTGTCACTGTCT GGCGGGGACCAGATTCTGTTAAGTGAAAGAGAGGCAGAAGGGTATTGGGGACCAGGAGTGTTTTTAACTACTGGGAACCACCGTGCCCCCTGGTCTCTGACCCAGCGGGCAGCCTGTTGGGCGGGTGGCTTGAACCCCTTGGAGAGGGGGGACCCTCTTGCAATTACAGGGACTGTGGATCAATTAGTAGAAAgtgtgcagaaggcagcttGTCTGCAGACGATGTATGATCGAAAGTTGGAGCCTAGACAGGAGTCCCCGATGACGATGGCAGTAGATCCCGAACAAATGACCCCCCTTATAAGGGGACTCCCCGATTCCTTGAAACTGATTGGTATAcaattacagggaaaaatacaagcGATGCCCCAAGGCGACAGAGTTGCAGCTGCTTTAGAAGGACTTACGCCGCACCGCCGACCCTTGGACAGGAAAATGTGGACCTGGGGGGAGGTGGCTCAAGAACTGATCAATTATGGGTGCAAGTATGGCCCCATTAACCTTTCAACCGCCAAAACGGACTCCAGGGGCTTGAG AGTACCTCTCACCAGACCACCGGGAGGGAGAGACATCCCGAACAGACGTAATAGCCTGTGGGCGGAAGGACAACAGAAGGGGATCCTGTGTGACTTAATGGACGGACTGCCAACagacaaattagaaaagttG atcgctTTGCTCAAGCAGGAAACCCCTCCAGCTACTGAGTGTGATAAGGACGGTTGTCAAGTCGTAAGGACGATTGCTGGGTCGTCGAGACTTTCAACCTGCGAAAAACGCCTTGCCGGGTCACGCGCCATGGAGTCAGATAACAGTCGCGTGAAGAACAgggctggaactgtgtgtaCGCATGTGCAGGCCGTGTC AACAAGAGATTTGGACTCTCCCGAGACAGACCTCCGAGACGCTGTGGACCCGTGCCGTGCCTTCATCCACGGGACGCTGTGGACCCGCATCTTCGTCCACCGGTGCAGAATGAGGGATTTGGACCCCTCCACCGAGACACCGTGGATCCAtggcg GATCGTATCGAAACCTCCCCGATATTGGATCGGGACAACATCCATAA